The nucleotide sequence AGTGATCTGCCCGAAACCATGACAATATAGCAACGCCGCAGGCGGCTACCCGTTTCAGGTTGAACCGCCCTCGCCTAATACCGACTTTCACACACGGAGCGTCTTAGCCATGCCACATGTCGCCATCAAGTATTTTCCCCGCAATCTGCCGGAAACCGTCAAACAGGATTTAGCCAACGAGATCAGCGAATTGCTCAAGAAGTACCTGAACGCGGAAGAGCAGACAATTTCGGTTGCCCTGACCGAAGTCGCGCCGGAACGCTGGAAAGACGCGGTTTACGACATCGAAATCGGCCCGGAGCTGGATAACCTCACCAAAC is from Dickeya dianthicola NCPPB 453 and encodes:
- the pptA gene encoding tautomerase PptA — its product is MPHVAIKYFPRNLPETVKQDLANEISELLKKYLNAEEQTISVALTEVAPERWKDAVYDIEIGPELDNLTKQPGYTM